The sequence below is a genomic window from Armatimonadota bacterium.
GTGCCGCGCAGGGAAATTTAAAGCAGTAGAGTTCCCACCTACCTACTGCTAAATTCCAAAAACATGCACGACTGGGCGGATGTGGGATGCTACGTCCAAATACTTTGAACGGACAGCAATATTGTCCGTACTAGGCGTTCAATTGAGTAAAGCAATTGACGCCTAGAAGAGAGGAGTATTTAATCATGACTTACGACAAAGAGGCTTACGAAGCCACCCCGCTAGAGAAAACGGGCTCCAACAAGAGCGAGGCCAAATCAGAGGATTTGGTCATGAATAATGAGCAATTGACGGAATCAGAAGTAAGCGAACCAGCTACGACATTTACAGAAGGAGCAGAGAAAAAGGCAGAAGTTTCGGTGGAGGCCGAGACAAAAGCAGAGGAGAAAGCTCCTGAGCCTGATAGTGCTGCGACATCTGCTGAAGAAGCCGAGCCCCAATCCGTGAAGAAAACCTCAGAACGTGGAGATCATTATTCGGAAACGTTTCGATCGTTGTCTGAGGGCGACCTAGTGGACGGAGTCGTGGTCCATATCGATAAAGATGGGGTGCTCGTGGATGTTGGCACAAAGTCAGAAGGCATAATCAAAATGACGGAGCTAGCACAGGAGCCGTTTCAGTCGCCGGAAGAAGTAGTTTCCGTTGGCGACCGAATTAACGTATATGTGATGGAAACGGAGAGCCAGGATGGCAGCTTGCTACTATCAAAGAAACGCGCCGATTTCGAAAACGCATGGAATAGGGTAATCCAACACTACGAGGAAGATAAACCAATTACCGCAATGGTAACCGACCGCGTAAAGGGTGGTTTGGTAGTAGACCTTGGGGTTAGGGGTTTTATCCCAGCGTCTCATGTCGGTAGCGGGAACGTTAAAAACCTTGATAAATATATCGGCCAGTCGCTTCCCCTTAAAATTATCGAAGTTGACCGAGACCGCCGAAAAGTAGTTTTATCGCATAAACTTGCAGTAGAAAGCGAACGGGAGAAGCGGCGTGCCGAAACCATAAAGTCACTGCAAGAGGGCCAAATTCGCGAAGGTATTGTGCGACGCATTACCGACTACGGTGCGTTCATTGATCTTGGCGGTATTGATGGGCTTCTGCACGTTAGTGAAATGTCATGGACGAGAATAAACCATCCGTCGGAAGTGGTAAAAGTCGGCCAAAAGATTCAGGTGATGGTTTTGAAGCTGAACCTCGAGGCCGACAGGATATCACTCGGGCTGAGGCAAATTCTGCCCGACCCATGGGCGGATATCGAAAGTAAATATAGTGTCGGCCAGGTAATCGAAGGTGAAATTTCGAGACTAGTGCCGTTTGGCGCTTTCGTTCGGTTGGACGAAGGTATTGAAGGGATAATTCCAAATGTTGAGCTGAGCAGAAAACGGGTTAAAAAGCCAGAGGATGTAGTTAAAGTTGGCGATCATGTAGAAGCAAGGATTGTCGAGCTCAAACCCGAAGAGCGGCGTATGACTCTAAGCATTCGCCAGATCCTTGAGGAAAAAGAAAAATCGGAATATGAGACTTATCGCCCAGCCCAAGACGAAGGCCGCATGACACTGGGCGACCTGGTTGGAGATAAACTTAGGGAGCTTCGAAGTGTAGTCGAGGAGGTAGAGGATCAACCTTCTAGGAAGCGAAAAAAGAAACAGCATATCAAAGCAGATGAGGAAGATTTTGAAGCTGATGTTGCGGGACCTTCCTTTGCCGAAGAAACTCTATCAAAAAAAGACGACGAAGCTGAAGCTGAGATAAAAGCGGTTGCTATCGAAGTCGAGGGCGTCCAGACCGAAATTCAAGAAGCATGCGAAGAAGTTAATTCCTCAACTAATGAGGCAGTTTCTGAAATATCTTCGACCGAAGAGGCAATGAAGCAGTCAACTACTGGGGCGGAAGAAGAGCCTGGTGAAGAATAAAAACACGGCAAAATCATATGGTGTCCTTCGTCAAATATCAGAGGTCGTATGAGCGAAGGTCAGGATAAAAAGGTAGGACCGGTCTGCAAAGAGCAAACAATGCGGACCGGCCCTTTTTGTGGCCGGAAAGTGCTTATTGTGGGACTCACCGGCGGTGCCGCTAGTGGAAAGTCCACTGTTGCAAAAATGCTCGCTGACCTTGGTGCACGCGTAATAAGTGCAGACGATATGGTGCACGGCCTTCTGGATAACGATCCTGAAGTTCAGAAGGAAATAATTCAGGCGTTTGGTAAAGACATTCTGAACGAGCAGGGGCGGATAGACCGTAGAAAACTCGGCAAAATAGTTTTTAAAGACGCAGAGAAAAGAGCCCGTCTTGAGAAAATCATACATCCACGCGTATTAGCCCAAATAGAATCCGAGATAAATAATTTTCGTAAGCAATGCGAAGGAGTACTAGTGGTTGAAATTCCATTACTAATAGAAACGTCATCGGTTCGAATGGTTGATAAGGTTTTGGTAATTAGTGCGGAACAAGAGACGCAGATAGAGCGTCTACAAAAGAGATACGGAATCTCTCGCCGTGAAGCACTTCAACGCATCACGGCGCAGTTACCAATGGCTGAAAAAATCAAGCATGCTGATTGGGTAATTAGCACTGAGGATACTTTCGAAAAAACGAAAGAGCAGGTAAATTCTGTGTGGCATGCAATGCAAGAATTGCTTGCACAACAAAAATAGCTGTGCTATAATCGGGGCGTTGTTTGCACAATTAGAAATACTGGTATGAGCCTCTACTGCGAATGGAATCAGGCGCAGAGCATTGATAGGGGTAGTTTATTGGTTTAAATCTGCTGGGGGCAGTCGTGAGATATCCTCAATCCAAATTAGGACTAAATGAAAAAGCGTGAACTCATGAAAGTTATTTATCTACTTTCCACTTTGGATTATAGCGCTCCTCGCGTGATTTCATTCTGCAGCATATACCAGTTTCGTAAAGGCAGTAATTTAAAAGAATAGTTTGGCGTTAATTCGACAGCACGCCAGCAAGACAAGTATTTCCTAGGAGGAAACACTGTTGTGAAAGCGTTTAGGGTAAGAGACACGCGTTTACCAGTAAGTTTGCTGTGCATTGTTGCCATCCTAACATCCATTGGCTGCACGGCGTTCATCCCCGGAGCAGTGTTTGGCCAAGGGAGGATAATCGAGGTTGCCGTAGTTGATTTCCTGAATACCAGCAAGATGCCAGGCAAAATGTTTGGCAAAATGGCAACCGATGCGGTTGTCGTCGAGCTATTCCGTTCAGGGAAGTTCAATGTTACCTCTGGTGACACTCTCCAAGCCAAGATGCAGGAGCTTGGATACTCAGTTCCTCTCACTCCTGGTCTTTCGCAGAGACTAGGTCAAGAAGTTGGCGCAAACTGCATTATTAGTGGGGAGCTAGATCATATCAAAGTTGACAAGGATAAAAATCAAGCTGAAGTTCGCCTTAAAGTCGCTATGCGTGATGTTGCGTCTGGGGAACTAGTTAACGGCGCAATTGCAGTTGGCAGGAGTTATCCGCACGTAGGATATACCGCTGATGAAGACAAGCTCCTGGTTGAAGCAATAAGCGACGCAGCTCGAATCGCTGTAGAGACAATGGTTCAATACATACTCCCCGAAGCCACCGTCCTCAGCTCAGTTGGAACAACCCAGGTCTTGCTAAATAAGGGATCTCAAGAAGGCATCGAAGTTGGTATGGAAATGATTGTCCTGCGACGCGGCGAAGGCGGGCAAGACGAGGTTGTAGGCCGAGTTAAAGTCTCAAAGGTCACCGATACAGACTCAATCGCTACAGTCATACGCGCACCAAAAGGCGTGAAGCCTGAAGACCGCGTGAGAGCTATTTTCGAAATGCCCTCTGCAAAGGATGTAACATCTAGCCAACTACCAGTACGACCTAGTGAGCAGAGAAAACAAATCTCTCGTGGGAGCCGATTGGCTTGGGCAATCGTAGGTCTTCTAGCGATAGGTGCACTTTTTAAAGGCGGCGGTGATCAAGCTGAGACAGTACCAGGAGTCACAGCCCAGGCTGGGGCACTGCCCGATATAAATCCACACGAAAGCGACGTAGGCATATTGATAACATGGAACGCACCTAGAAATATTGGCTTGGTAAACATTAGAGAGTTCCATGTCTGGCGCGATAATTGGGGAAATCCAACCTCAGGAGGCCAGGGTACTATGGCACCTGTACTGGCGCCGGGCGTCAATACAATTGGACCAGTTGCTGGGTTCGACTATGGAGTAGTTGATGAACCCTCACCTCGAACCGTGGATGCTTGGCATTATCCATCTCTTGACCATACAACATTGGAAGAAGCAGATATGAGCATGAGCGGCATTTCTATTGGTAGGCCGCATAGATATTATGTCTCTTGTGTTTATCAGCGTGTCAATCCGACAACAGGAAACATAACCTATTGGGAGACACCTCCTGTTGCGGCAGGTATTGCAACTGCTTTGAATAGGCCTATATGCCAGCCTATAACCATGGGCATGGGAGACCTTAACGATATTACTTTTGAGTGGGAAAGCTCGGGAGGCGCCGATACATATTGTATTGAAGTATCAAAGAGTCCGAATTTTGAGCGAGATGTTACATGGGTACATCAATTTGTTCAGCGTACTTCGATGGATGGAGTACTCATGTCAAAGACGTTCACGAATGTTTTAAGAGACCGCAATGGCAATTTAGTTCCCGAGCTGCAGGGTATTCAAAACGGCGATACTCTATACTGGCGCGTTGGTGCAAGAAACAGTGCTGACAGGCCGGGCCCAATCCCCGCTGGACCGTCTCCGCAGAAAGACGGCCCAAAGAATACCAGATATATTTATAGTTTAATGGAGCAGTTTACTGTTGAGCTCCCACCAAGCCCGCCTGGCGTTGAAGACGGTGGAAGTGATGGTGGAGGAACGCCGCCAACGCCCTTCTAACTGACGTAAAGAAAGGATGCGGAGCAACATGTTTGGTAGAGCAATGGGACGCCGTAAATCCCTTTGGGTGCCATATTTGATAGCAATAGTGTGGGTACTGGCTGGAGTCGTGCCCAGTTTCGCCGAACCTTTTGGAACCTGGCTAGTGAATTCCCAGCGCCCAAAGTACGTGCCAAACGAAATCTTGGTTTCGCTACATGAAGGAAAAACCGACGCTGATCTTGCGGGTTTTAATGCTGAATACAAAACACGCTTAGCTCGCAGAGTCAATTTCGGCAATATCGTTGTGCTCGACCTTTCAGGTAGCGGAAATACACCTGACGGGATAATTAACAACCGTGAAGCGATTCTCAAAAAATACCCGGCTATCAAATCCGTCCAATACAACTACTACCGCTACCCTTTGGATGTTCCTAATGACCAATTCTACCCAGCGCAGATTAACCCAAGAAATCCGAATTTTATATCTGGCCAATGGCCTTTGCAGCCGCACCCAACTAGGCCTGAAATCCTTCACATTCGTGCGCCAGAGGCGTGGGATATCGAAAAAGGTAGCAATCGCGTTGTGGTAGGTGTAATAGATACTGGTGTTAGAGATAGGCTTTCTTTTGACGATCAAGGACAAATAATTCGGCGGCCGCATCCTGATTTGGAGGACCGCATCCTCAAAGGAGAAGGCTATGATTTTGGAGATTTTGATTCGGACCCCTCTCCATCTGAAAACGACCAAGTTCCATCTGGTACAGTTACACACGGCACACACGTAGCGGGGATAATTGCAGCACAGGCGAACAATACAATTGGTATTGCAGGCCTATGCTGGGATGGAGTGTGGATACTTCCTGTAAAAGTAATGCCTGATGGCGACCCCGGGCTTCCTTTGGATGCAATTATCAACGCAATCTATTATTGTGCAACATGGGAAGGCAAAGACCCAAACACCGGTGAGCCGCTCAAGTGCAACGTCATAAACATGAGCTTTGGCAGTCAAAGCCCGACGGAAGAGGAAGAAAGAGTATTGGAGTATGCAGTAAGTAAGGGTGTCGTTCCAGTTGCGGCTGCAGGTAATTCATGGGAAAATGGCGCTCCACCACCAGGATATCCTGCCTCTTATGATTGTGTAATTTGCGTAGGTGCCACGGGATATCTTGATGACGTGACTAGCTTTTCCCAAAGAGGACATGTGGTAGACATTGCAGCGCCAGGCTATGAAGTTCTGAGCACAGTTTGGTATAGGGCTTTAGCAACAGGTCCTGCACAACCTCCTGGCGGCGGTGGTACAACTCCACCCACACCTGGTTCGGTAGTTCAGCAGGAACCGCCTTCTCAGACATGGCCTGACCCGACAGGTAACGCATTTAGTTACATGTCGGGGACCTCAATGGCGTGTCCTCATGTGGCTGCTGCTGCTGCACTGCTTATTTCTCGAGGCGTGCCCTCTTATGATGTACAGGAAATCCTCTGCAAAAGCGCTACCCCAATGGGATTTGGCCGTCCGAATGATAACTATGGCTGGGGTTTGCTGAATGTCTATGAGGCTTTAAAGAAAGCTACCATTGACGTGGAGATAACTTCGCCTCAAAACGGCAACGAAGTCGGCACCTTGCGTCCAAAATGCCGCATAGACTTTCGACATGCCAAACAAGATACAATTCGTGTTTGGGTTGACGATAAACTTGTAATAGGTCCGGCAGGTGCAAGTCCCGACATCATTCCGAATTGGGAAACGGGCTATCACGTTCTGGACGAGAATGCAGGCACAACATATCTAATATTTGAGGTACCGCTAGCCAGCGACCGCACACTTCACTCAATCAAGGCTTTTGCCGAAACCGATAATCCACCGGACGTTCCTCAGGCCATACCGATGTCTGATGAAGATACTCATTATTTCAGGGTTCAGACGCGCAAATTCGCGGCTGGCTGGAACTTGATTTCCGTGCCATATCAGATTGACCAATCAATTGCTCCTGAGGCGTTGTTTGGCGATGATCAAGCGCTTTGGCGATATTCCTATGCCGATGGGAGCACAGGAAGATATTATGCGTACTGCAAAGCTGGCGATAGATATGACAATGAGGCAACGCTAACGCCGGAAAGCGTCTTAAGGAATCTTTTGGTGTGCCCAATCTCATCGCTATCAAGCCCAACAGCACTGGCAACAGCGCCCGCAGGTCTTGGTTACTGGCTTTATGTCGAAGATCCCAGCGGATATACAATACCTGAAAGCTTTGGAGCTCCTGTTCCTGAAGAACCCTATACTATAGGGTTGTATAGAGGATGGAACATGGTCGGATGTCCATTTACGTACCCGGTGCAATGGGCAAACGTGACTGTCGAGTGCGGTGGTAATTATCTGCGGGCGACCGAAGCTGTTGAAGCAGGGTGGATATCTCCGATTATCTATACCTACGATTCATTCTACAAACAATACAGATGGCAGCGAATCGAAAAAGCCGTTTTGAGACCTTGGGAAGGTCAATGGATTAGGGTTGTTACTTCGGGGCCCAGGCCGCCTGATGTTTCAAATGGTGAGTTTTCTGTGAACATTGCGTCGCCTAGTGACATAGCTGATGATTGGGTAGCCTACGACGTTGGAGCTGGAAGCAGTTCTTACTCCCTTGCTAATGTTCCAAATCATAGTGGTTACCCATCACAGGCGCAAAGGATAAGCATTAGAAGTGTTGCAGAAGGCGTTCCATACTCTGCTGGAATTTACCAGCGTGTACAGTGCCAAGAAGGCACCAGATACGTGTTTTCAGTTTGGACCTACCGCAATAGCTCTGGCGATACAACCGAATGCACAAAGGTCGGGATAGATCCCTACGGCGGTGTAGACCCAAGTGCGGCGGTATGGTCTGCTGAACAATACTCCGTGGGGAATTGGACTCGGCAGATTGTTTATTGTACTGCACAGAGCTCTCATCTGACCGTGTTCATACAAGCGACTACTAATAATGCTACCGTACCGAATACCGTCTATGTGGATTTGGCTAGGTTGTCTGGTGGGCGCGATGTAACTTTAATAATTCCGCCGACGCCTTGTGGTTCTATGTACTAGAATGGATGCTGAGCGGATAAGGAGGATTGAGTTGAAAACCTTTAACGAATGGTCAGCACTCCTGTTAGCTATAATATTTGTATTACTTACATGCTGGATTACTGTGCCTGCAAGTGCCGGATTTGTTTCCGTTCAAAATACGCACATAGGCCTATCAGTTGGAAGAGATGATGAATGGGACCTTCAAATAGCGCATTCATTAATTCCAAATCAGCCTATAGCAGGGCGTTTCTGCATTTGGGCTGTCGGTGGCGACCCAACGGTTGGAGAAGATGACTATTCCGATATAATATGGCAGCCATTTGGGCCCGGTGCTGGTGCTCCCGGTGATAAATGGGGCGCTGTCCAAATAATGGTTGATGGTTATGATGACGAGGGCAATCGCATGTGGGCGCCTTTTGAAGTTGGAGGTACATCCGGCATTTGGGGAGATGAAAACGACGGCATATGGGACGTCATGCCGCATATTCGAACGGATAAACATAACATGATTTATGGGTCATGGTATCCGGTGTCGACCGAAGACCCGCCTGGTTTAATTCCCATAAAATGTGAGCAAACAGCCAGATTGATGCATAATACCGTGCGTTTCGAGTGGAAGCTTACAAATGAAGATATAGTGGACCATTATGTAGGAATGCGCATATATTGTGACTTTACACTTGGCGATGGTGATTACGGAACACGTGACCGTTTAATGGTTGTAAGTATTCCAGGTTATCCAATAATAGAAGAGAAAACCCTTTTGTCCGTCGGTCAAATCCCGCCAGTAATCGAAATGTTTGATTCGGTGACGAATCCCTTAAGATCAATTAGGGTTACTTTCCAAGGAAGCGGTGCTACTATGCCTGATAAGGTCGGCATTGATGATTGGCCCGATGTAGCCGGTTCTGGTTGGACTTACGGTTACGCGCTGGGCCAGGGTGGCGACCCATGGTTAGCATGGCTTTATGAGCCAATAAAGCATACATATATAAATGATGTGGCGTATGGTGCTTTTTGGAAGCCGCGCCGTTTAATGCCCGGACAGTCGAGAACAATAGTACACTATATTGGCCTTGCCTGCTCAAGCGCTCAGATGTCAGAACCGAGCGAAAGAAATATTCAGT
It includes:
- the coaE gene encoding dephospho-CoA kinase (Dephospho-CoA kinase (CoaE) performs the final step in coenzyme A biosynthesis.), which produces MSEGQDKKVGPVCKEQTMRTGPFCGRKVLIVGLTGGAASGKSTVAKMLADLGARVISADDMVHGLLDNDPEVQKEIIQAFGKDILNEQGRIDRRKLGKIVFKDAEKRARLEKIIHPRVLAQIESEINNFRKQCEGVLVVEIPLLIETSSVRMVDKVLVISAEQETQIERLQKRYGISRREALQRITAQLPMAEKIKHADWVISTEDTFEKTKEQVNSVWHAMQELLAQQK
- a CDS encoding S8 family serine peptidase, giving the protein MFGRAMGRRKSLWVPYLIAIVWVLAGVVPSFAEPFGTWLVNSQRPKYVPNEILVSLHEGKTDADLAGFNAEYKTRLARRVNFGNIVVLDLSGSGNTPDGIINNREAILKKYPAIKSVQYNYYRYPLDVPNDQFYPAQINPRNPNFISGQWPLQPHPTRPEILHIRAPEAWDIEKGSNRVVVGVIDTGVRDRLSFDDQGQIIRRPHPDLEDRILKGEGYDFGDFDSDPSPSENDQVPSGTVTHGTHVAGIIAAQANNTIGIAGLCWDGVWILPVKVMPDGDPGLPLDAIINAIYYCATWEGKDPNTGEPLKCNVINMSFGSQSPTEEEERVLEYAVSKGVVPVAAAGNSWENGAPPPGYPASYDCVICVGATGYLDDVTSFSQRGHVVDIAAPGYEVLSTVWYRALATGPAQPPGGGGTTPPTPGSVVQQEPPSQTWPDPTGNAFSYMSGTSMACPHVAAAAALLISRGVPSYDVQEILCKSATPMGFGRPNDNYGWGLLNVYEALKKATIDVEITSPQNGNEVGTLRPKCRIDFRHAKQDTIRVWVDDKLVIGPAGASPDIIPNWETGYHVLDENAGTTYLIFEVPLASDRTLHSIKAFAETDNPPDVPQAIPMSDEDTHYFRVQTRKFAAGWNLISVPYQIDQSIAPEALFGDDQALWRYSYADGSTGRYYAYCKAGDRYDNEATLTPESVLRNLLVCPISSLSSPTALATAPAGLGYWLYVEDPSGYTIPESFGAPVPEEPYTIGLYRGWNMVGCPFTYPVQWANVTVECGGNYLRATEAVEAGWISPIIYTYDSFYKQYRWQRIEKAVLRPWEGQWIRVVTSGPRPPDVSNGEFSVNIASPSDIADDWVAYDVGAGSSSYSLANVPNHSGYPSQAQRISIRSVAEGVPYSAGIYQRVQCQEGTRYVFSVWTYRNSSGDTTECTKVGIDPYGGVDPSAAVWSAEQYSVGNWTRQIVYCTAQSSHLTVFIQATTNNATVPNTVYVDLARLSGGRDVTLIIPPTPCGSMY
- the rpsA gene encoding 30S ribosomal protein S1 — its product is MTYDKEAYEATPLEKTGSNKSEAKSEDLVMNNEQLTESEVSEPATTFTEGAEKKAEVSVEAETKAEEKAPEPDSAATSAEEAEPQSVKKTSERGDHYSETFRSLSEGDLVDGVVVHIDKDGVLVDVGTKSEGIIKMTELAQEPFQSPEEVVSVGDRINVYVMETESQDGSLLLSKKRADFENAWNRVIQHYEEDKPITAMVTDRVKGGLVVDLGVRGFIPASHVGSGNVKNLDKYIGQSLPLKIIEVDRDRRKVVLSHKLAVESEREKRRAETIKSLQEGQIREGIVRRITDYGAFIDLGGIDGLLHVSEMSWTRINHPSEVVKVGQKIQVMVLKLNLEADRISLGLRQILPDPWADIESKYSVGQVIEGEISRLVPFGAFVRLDEGIEGIIPNVELSRKRVKKPEDVVKVGDHVEARIVELKPEERRMTLSIRQILEEKEKSEYETYRPAQDEGRMTLGDLVGDKLRELRSVVEEVEDQPSRKRKKKQHIKADEEDFEADVAGPSFAEETLSKKDDEAEAEIKAVAIEVEGVQTEIQEACEEVNSSTNEAVSEISSTEEAMKQSTTGAEEEPGEE